Proteins encoded by one window of Branchiostoma floridae strain S238N-H82 chromosome 6, Bfl_VNyyK, whole genome shotgun sequence:
- the LOC118417706 gene encoding putative aldolase class 2 protein CC_1201, whose amino-acid sequence MLTRSASLLTRCRPLVTRVGRRCQGTASTAQGTDEDILRNAQKQNQQTRMDLATSYRAMEYYNLHMGVCNHLTALCPAANGEGTVMLLVPHGTHWSQVTASCLVGVNEKGEVVEGTGKAETSAAEIHLAVYDARDDVRSVMHTHAPYATALGTLEDCTLRMIQQESVRFYNNIAYDTEYDGFATSGEEGPRLASKLGNMTALMMCNHGVLTVGQSVALAFDYMYYLERVAMYQMMAMQTGRKLREIQPHVVTKWVEEAVQYIVPYAELHLQSFKDIMAKKSPEALQ is encoded by the exons ATGCTGACCAGGAGTGCAAGTTTGCTAACCCGCTGCCGACCTCTCGTCACCAGGGTGGGGAGAAGGTGCCAGGGGACCGCCTCTACAGCACAAGGAACAGA CGAAGACATTTTGAGAAATGCCCAGAAGCAAAACCAGCAAACCAGAATGGACCTGGCGACCTCCTACCGAGCCATGGAGTACTACAACCTGCACATGGGCGTGTGTAACCACCTGACAGCCCTGTGTCCAGCTGCAAATGGGGAGGGAACGGTCATGCTACTGGTGCCGCATGGAACCCACTGGAGCCAG GTGACAGCGAGCTGTCTGGTGGGCGTGAATGAGAAGGGTGAGGTTGTGGAAGGGACAGGCAAAGCTGAGACAAGTGCTGCTGAGATTCACCTGGCTGTCTATGATGCCAGAGATGATGTCAGATCTGTCATGCATACCCATGCTCCTTATGCAACAGCTCTTG GAACACTAGAGGATTGCACCCTCCGTATGATCCAGCAGGAGTCGGTGCGCTTCTACAACAACATCGCGTACGACACGGAGTACGACGGGTTTGCCACCTCCGGAGAGGAGGGGCCGCGCCTCGCCTCCAAGCTGGGAAACATGACTGCCCTGATGATGTGTAACCATGGCGTGCTTACCGTGGGACAGTCAGTGGCACTGGCTtttgactacatgtactacctgGAGAGGGTTGCCATGTATCag ATGATGGCTATGCAGACTGGCCGCAAGCTGAGAGAGATCCAGCCACATGTTGTGACCAAGTGGGTGGAGGAGGCTGTCCAGTACATCGTTCCCTACGCCGAGTTACACCTGCAGAGCTTCAAAGACATCATGGCAAAGAAGTCTCCAGAAGCTCTGCAGTAA
- the LOC118418104 gene encoding putative aldolase class 2 protein CC_1201 gives MHDRLDIISGIVDSQVTASCLLGLSEKGEVMEGVGKPETSAAEIHLAVYDARDDIKSVMHTHAPYLTALGALKDCTLRMIHQDSMRFYDNVAYDTEYDGFATTGEEGPRIASKLGDKIALILGNHGVLTVGQTVAVAFDHMYYMERVAMYQMLAMQTGGELQEIQPQVAARWSLMQEGLPFILPYAETHLRGFKNLYAKKSPEVLQ, from the exons ATGCATGACAGACTTGACATCATCTCTGGCATCGTAGACAGCCAG GTGACAGCGAGCTGCCTGCTTGGCCTGAGTGAGAAGGGTGAGGTTATGGAAGGGGTTGGCAAACCTGAGACAAGTGCTGCTGAGATTCACCTGGCTGTCTACGACGCCAGGGATGACATAAAATCTGTCATGCATACCCATGCCCCATATTTGACAGCTCTAG GAGCGCTGAAGGATTGCACCCTTCGGATGATACACCAGGACTCCATGCGCTTCTACGACAATGTTGCGTATGACACCGAGTATGACGGGTTCGCCACCACGGGAGAGGAGGGGCCACGCATAGCCTCCAAGCTGGGAGACAAGATCGCCCTCATACTGGGGAACCACGGGGTACTGACGGTGGGACAAACCGTGGCTGTGGCATTCGACCATATGTATTACATGGAGAGGGTGGCCATGTATCAG ATGCTGGCCATGCAGACAGGTGGCGAGCTGCAGGAGATCCAGCCGCAGGTGGCAGCCAGGTGGAGCCTGATGCAGGAGGGGCTGCCCTTCATCCTGCCCTATGCTGAGACACACCTCCGGGGCTTCAAAAACTTATACGCCAAAAAAAGTCCTGAAGTTTTGCAGTAG